The following coding sequences are from one Streptomyces sp. NBC_01232 window:
- a CDS encoding aldehyde dehydrogenase family protein has protein sequence MPPRYTDQWIGGAWVASDADGRLAVTDPATERALATVPAGTARDADLAARAAAAAFPRWAATPLPERVALLRRVVEAMEVRADRFAEIITAEVGAPARMARQTHVGLSLGMAAHCVETAASYTFEESVGHSLVVREPAGVAACITPWNTPLLLTVQKILPALAAGCTVVHKPSEITPLHARLLAEAIAEADLPPGVFNMVVGTGAAVGTALVTHPLIDVVSLTGSTRAGREVSALGAGSVKRVHLELGGKNASLVLDDADLAASVAATVDQMLFNTGQTCLQWSRLLVPRDRQDEAVELAGEAMAGYVTGDPRDPATDLGPLVSAAAHARVTGHIRRGVEEGAGRLVRGGPDRPAGLDTGYYVRPTVFADVDPLSGIGQEEIFGPVLSVIPYDDEDQAVRIVNGTRYGLHGAVWSGDDARAERTARRFRTGLVDVNGGQFNPAAPFGGFKQSGIGRECGTAGLEAFLETKSMQLPQGAGGQVVGPRLRATAAARPADTERNDG, from the coding sequence CTGCCGCCCCGTTACACCGACCAGTGGATCGGCGGCGCCTGGGTCGCCTCCGACGCCGACGGCCGCCTGGCCGTCACCGACCCCGCCACCGAGCGCGCCCTGGCCACCGTGCCCGCGGGCACCGCCCGGGACGCCGACCTCGCCGCGCGCGCCGCCGCCGCCGCGTTCCCACGGTGGGCCGCCACCCCGCTGCCCGAACGCGTAGCTCTGCTGCGCCGGGTCGTCGAGGCCATGGAGGTCCGGGCCGACCGCTTCGCAGAAATCATCACCGCCGAGGTCGGTGCGCCCGCCCGGATGGCGCGCCAGACCCATGTCGGGCTCTCCCTCGGCATGGCGGCCCACTGCGTCGAGACCGCCGCCTCCTACACCTTCGAGGAGAGCGTGGGCCATTCGCTCGTCGTGCGCGAGCCCGCCGGAGTGGCCGCCTGCATCACCCCGTGGAACACCCCGCTGCTGCTCACCGTGCAGAAGATCCTCCCCGCGCTCGCGGCGGGCTGCACCGTGGTGCACAAGCCGAGCGAGATCACCCCGCTGCACGCCCGGCTGCTCGCCGAGGCGATCGCCGAGGCCGATCTGCCGCCCGGTGTCTTCAACATGGTCGTGGGCACCGGCGCCGCCGTCGGCACCGCGCTCGTCACCCACCCGCTGATCGACGTGGTCTCCCTGACCGGTTCCACCCGGGCCGGACGGGAGGTCTCCGCGCTCGGCGCCGGCAGCGTCAAGCGCGTCCACCTCGAACTCGGCGGGAAGAACGCGAGCCTCGTCCTCGACGACGCCGACCTGGCCGCGTCCGTGGCCGCCACCGTCGACCAGATGCTCTTCAACACCGGCCAGACCTGCCTGCAGTGGAGCCGGCTGCTGGTGCCCCGGGACCGGCAGGACGAGGCCGTGGAGCTCGCCGGCGAGGCCATGGCCGGGTACGTGACCGGCGACCCGCGCGACCCGGCGACCGACCTCGGCCCGCTGGTGTCCGCCGCCGCGCACGCCCGGGTCACCGGCCACATCCGGCGGGGCGTCGAGGAGGGCGCCGGCCGGCTGGTCCGCGGCGGCCCCGACCGGCCCGCCGGGCTGGACACCGGCTACTACGTCCGGCCGACGGTCTTCGCCGACGTGGACCCGCTGAGCGGCATCGGCCAGGAGGAGATCTTCGGACCGGTGCTCTCGGTCATCCCCTACGACGACGAGGACCAGGCGGTCCGGATCGTCAACGGCACCCGCTACGGGCTGCACGGCGCGGTCTGGTCCGGCGACGACGCCCGCGCCGAGCGGACGGCGCGCCGCTTCCGCACCGGCCTGGTCGACGTGAACGGCGGCCAGTTCAACCCGGCCGCCCCGTTCGGCGGATTCAAGCAGTCCGGGATCGGGCGCGAGTGCGGCACCGCCGGACTGGAGGCCTTCCTGGAGACCAAGTCGATGCAGCTCCCGCAGGGCGCGGGGGGCCAGGTGGTCGGCCCGCGCCTGCGGGCGACCGCGGCCGCCCGCCCCGCGGACACCGAGAGGAACGACGGATGA
- a CDS encoding AfsR/SARP family transcriptional regulator, with the protein MTTAANGTAGPAVRVRFLGDFELTVNGTPVQRWRAGKARGLFQYLVVHRGQMLTRDRLYASLWPGADAAAGSSLKVAAHALRRVLDAHPDRPGDSGIQLVYRDFGYVLHITGLWSDLDRFQELVHTGLRAAAAGDAPLARTRLRAALGLYGGEFLRGESADWVVEQREYLRALALRALGVLRADAEAREDFVELIEVCRRTLEIDRHHEETYRALMAAHGRRGELACVRRWYELCARRMRDELAVAPGQETQRLLATLIPAAARPAAPAPAAASASAFASVAGAPPATVRALRPPARRAGAPARSADLRTTVPARPVRRARPDSRAAAALARAADQASA; encoded by the coding sequence ATGACCACCGCAGCGAACGGGACGGCGGGGCCGGCGGTACGGGTCCGCTTCCTGGGCGACTTCGAGCTGACCGTCAACGGCACCCCCGTCCAGCGCTGGCGGGCCGGCAAGGCCCGTGGCCTGTTCCAGTACCTCGTGGTCCACCGCGGCCAGATGCTCACCCGCGACCGGCTCTACGCATCCCTGTGGCCCGGCGCCGACGCCGCCGCGGGCAGTTCCCTGAAGGTCGCCGCCCATGCCCTGCGCCGGGTGCTCGACGCCCACCCCGACCGCCCCGGCGACTCCGGGATCCAGCTGGTCTACCGCGACTTCGGCTACGTCCTGCACATCACCGGGCTGTGGTCCGACCTCGACCGCTTCCAGGAACTCGTGCACACCGGCCTGCGGGCCGCCGCGGCCGGCGACGCCCCGCTCGCCCGCACCCGGCTGCGGGCGGCGCTCGGCCTGTACGGCGGCGAGTTCCTGCGCGGCGAGAGCGCCGACTGGGTCGTCGAACAGCGCGAGTACCTCAGGGCCCTCGCCCTGCGGGCCCTGGGGGTGCTGCGCGCCGACGCCGAGGCCCGCGAGGACTTCGTCGAGCTGATCGAGGTGTGCAGGCGCACGCTGGAGATCGACCGCCACCACGAGGAGACCTACCGCGCGCTGATGGCCGCGCACGGCCGGCGCGGCGAACTCGCCTGCGTACGCCGCTGGTACGAGCTGTGCGCCCGCCGCATGCGCGACGAGCTGGCCGTGGCACCCGGCCAGGAGACCCAGCGGTTGCTGGCCACCCTGATCCCCGCCGCCGCGCGCCCCGCCGCTCCCGCTCCCGCTGCCGCCTCCGCCTCCGCCTTCGCCTCCGTCGCCGGGGCCCCGCCCGCCACCGTCCGCGCGCTGCGGCCGCCCGCCCGCCGGGCCGGAGCCCCCGCCCGCAGCGCGGACCTCCGTACGACCGTCCCGGCCCGGCCCGTGCGGCGGGCCAGGCCCGACAGCCGGGCCGCGGCCGCCCTGGCCCGCGCGGCCGACCAGGCGTCCGCGTGA
- a CDS encoding non-ribosomal peptide synthetase, with translation MTHRHAESAGATALRVPADDTPFRAAGAEPDPAAPAGDTLPPLFARLERWTREQPNETAVKAFDGTLTYAALTARTARYATALAAAGAGPETAVGLLLGRSRESVPALLAVWSLGATAVPLDPGHPVERLGRVLRDAGAAVLVAPEVPTGLEPDGIALLAPADVRRRAPGALAVSVPAPDGCAYLIYTSGTTGRPKGVEVTYRGLDTFVEALGGLGLPPGGLGLNAVSPAFDGWLWCTLLYLTHGQGVALADLSLDGLRQAAAEGREPLPGGLRTVSLTPSLLAAHGAGIDSAEVVVVAGEACPAALAERFAHGRRLLNVYGPTEVTIAATWADSRRGDDVTTIGRPLPGYRAYVLDAELRPVPAGTEGELYLGGPAVARGYRGRPGLTASRFLPDPFQGGGTRMYRTGDVVIRRPGGELEYRGRRDDQVKIRGHRIELGEVERIAAELPEVVAAACCPLASGQTLGLAVVAAPGADRAGLADLVVERCRKQLPAAAVPSTVRVLDRIPTLTTGKADREALAKALVTPEAAPTAQPAAPGAGPTTSERIVMAVWADVLATEIPGPDADFFDLGGHSLAAARAVSELRRITGLRVGLGALLAQPTAAHFAAEVDRLAAEREASAAAPGGDAAEAEGA, from the coding sequence ATGACCCACCGGCACGCCGAGTCCGCCGGGGCCACCGCCCTGCGGGTACCGGCCGACGACACACCGTTCCGCGCGGCCGGGGCGGAACCGGATCCCGCCGCGCCGGCGGGCGACACCCTCCCGCCGCTGTTCGCCCGCCTGGAACGGTGGACGCGCGAACAGCCGAACGAGACCGCCGTCAAGGCCTTCGACGGCACCCTCACCTACGCGGCGCTCACCGCCCGCACCGCCCGGTACGCCACCGCGCTCGCCGCGGCCGGAGCCGGCCCCGAGACCGCCGTCGGGCTGCTGCTCGGCCGGTCCCGGGAGAGCGTCCCCGCCCTGCTCGCCGTCTGGAGTCTCGGCGCGACCGCCGTACCCCTGGACCCGGGCCACCCCGTCGAACGCCTCGGCCGCGTCCTGCGCGACGCCGGCGCCGCCGTCCTGGTCGCCCCCGAGGTGCCCACCGGACTGGAGCCCGACGGGATCGCCCTGCTGGCCCCCGCCGACGTCCGCCGCCGGGCCCCCGGGGCGCTCGCGGTGTCCGTACCCGCCCCCGACGGCTGCGCGTACCTCATCTACACCTCCGGAACCACCGGCCGCCCCAAGGGGGTCGAGGTCACCTACCGGGGCCTGGACACCTTCGTCGAAGCCCTCGGCGGACTCGGCCTGCCGCCCGGCGGGCTCGGCCTCAACGCCGTCTCGCCCGCCTTCGACGGCTGGCTCTGGTGCACCCTGCTCTACCTGACGCACGGCCAGGGCGTGGCCCTCGCCGACCTCTCCCTGGACGGGCTGCGCCAGGCCGCCGCCGAAGGCCGCGAACCGCTGCCCGGCGGCCTGCGCACCGTCTCCCTCACCCCGTCGCTGCTCGCCGCCCACGGCGCCGGCATCGACTCCGCCGAAGTGGTCGTGGTCGCCGGAGAAGCCTGCCCGGCCGCACTGGCCGAACGGTTCGCCCACGGCCGCCGGCTGCTCAACGTGTACGGGCCGACCGAGGTGACCATCGCCGCGACCTGGGCCGACAGCCGACGAGGGGACGACGTGACCACCATCGGACGACCCCTGCCCGGCTACCGGGCGTACGTCCTGGACGCGGAGCTCCGCCCGGTGCCCGCCGGCACCGAGGGCGAGCTCTACCTCGGCGGCCCCGCCGTCGCACGCGGCTACCGGGGCCGCCCCGGCCTCACCGCCAGCCGCTTCCTGCCCGACCCCTTCCAGGGCGGCGGCACGCGCATGTACCGCACCGGCGACGTGGTGATCCGGCGGCCCGGTGGCGAACTGGAGTACCGGGGCCGCCGCGACGACCAGGTGAAGATCCGCGGTCACCGCATCGAACTGGGCGAGGTGGAGCGGATCGCCGCCGAGCTGCCCGAGGTCGTCGCCGCCGCCTGCTGCCCCCTCGCCTCGGGCCAGACCCTCGGCCTCGCCGTCGTCGCGGCCCCCGGCGCCGACCGGGCGGGCCTCGCCGACCTGGTCGTGGAACGCTGCCGCAAGCAGCTGCCCGCGGCCGCCGTGCCCAGCACGGTCCGGGTGCTCGACCGGATCCCGACCCTGACCACCGGAAAGGCCGACCGCGAGGCGCTGGCCAAGGCCCTGGTGACACCGGAAGCCGCGCCCACCGCGCAGCCGGCGGCCCCGGGCGCCGGCCCGACCACGAGCGAGCGCATCGTGATGGCCGTCTGGGCCGACGTGCTCGCCACCGAGATCCCCGGCCCCGACGCGGACTTCTTCGATCTGGGCGGCCACTCCCTGGCCGCCGCCCGCGCCGTGTCGGAGCTGCGCCGCATCACCGGACTGCGCGTCGGCCTCGGCGCACTGCTGGCACAGCCGACGGCCGCGCACTTCGCCGCCGAGGTCGACCGGCTCGCCGCCGAGCGGGAGGCGTCCGCCGCCGCCCCGGGCGGCGACGCCGCCGAAGCAGAAGGGGCCTGA